Genomic segment of Gloeocapsa sp. PCC 7428:
GTCCAAAACCGTTGATCGCGACTCTAATCACAGCGTCTTGCCCTCTGGTATCTACTAAACAATGATTACCTATTCTTGAAGCAGATCATATCGCAAAGGGTGATACATTATAACTTGCGCATGGCAAGACTATAAAAAATATTAGAATTTATCAAAAATCAACGTGAGTAGAGCTTATATTTTTTAATGTAAAGTCGCACAGCTTCTGGCACTAGATAACGAATTGACAAGCGATCGCGGCACAATGCCCGAATTAAGCTCGATGAAATTCCGACATACGGTAGATGCAAGACTTGCCAGTCAATACTTAACCCTTGCGATTCTAATTTTTGCACAATTTGTTCGCAAAGTAACTGACTGTGGGTTGCGATCGCTTTAGACTGCTCTAGCTTGAGCGTCGCTGGTAGTCGGGGTGCAACTAACCATTGACACTCAGTCGCGAGTTCTTGGCGACGATACCAACGCGGCAAAGTCTCAAACGCGTCTAAACCAACAATCCAAGACCACTGATTATTCGGGTAAAGTGTTTTGAGGTCGATGAGAGTCTGAATTGCATAAGACTTTTCAGTACTGTTTACTGTTGCGGGAGCAATTTTAAATGCCGGATTATCGGCGATCGCCATTTGCACCATTTGCCAACGATGCTCGAAGGCTGTTGCATTTTTGTAGTGTGGATAGCGCGTAGGAACCCAAATAACTTGCTTGAGATTCGCTTGGCTGACAGCGGCTTCTGCAATCAGCAAATGTCCCCAATGTACTGGATCGAAAGTGCCTCCCAAAATTCCTACTTTATGCCTTGAGTACTGCATTGAATCGCGTAGCGCATTAAGGTTCAAAAGTTAGTATCGCTAATTTTTAACTTTAGTGATTTAATACAGGGCAAATGATTCACTCAGGATATAACGATAGCTATTTGTCCGCCAGAAAAATGACTTCCTATTTCTTAAGGAGTGTACTGAAGCTGAAAAAGTAGCAATAAATATAACTCTACGTAGAGTGAGAAATCTCAAATAAGAGAGTTCCCGAAAAAAAGAAATTCTTGATATGATATCGCCTAACATTTGTGCAGTATGCTGTGGTGTGGTGTGGAAGGAGCAAAAATGCTACTGAATTCTGTTGATTTTAGCGGTAAGCCATTTCATTTTATTGGTATTGGCGGCATCGGTATGTCTGCCCTTGCGTATATTCTTGCTAAGCGGAACATCCCTGTATCAGGCTCGGATATTCGTTCAAGTCACATTACGCAACGATTGCAGGCATTAGGGGTCAGTATTTTTGATCAGCAAGAAGCGACAAATCTGACGTTTTTCTTGCCACAAACTTCGCCTGATTGTCAAGAATTGCTAACGCCGAGAAGCCGAGCAAATAGTACTTCGGTACTAATAACACCCTATAACTCAGTAGAAAGTATAGCTACCAATACACACACAAGTTTACCGCAAGTTATTTGTTCAACTGCTATTAATACAGCTAATTTAGAGTATCGCGCCGCCCTTGATTTGGGGTGTCCTATATTTCATCGCGCAGACCTTTTAGCAGCACTTATTAAAGATTATCAAAGTATCGCTGTTGCGGGAACGCACGGTAAAACAACGACAAGTAGCATGATTGGCTATATGCTACTGCAAGCAGGACTTGACCCGACAATTGTTGTTGGCGGCGAAGTGAATGCTTGGGAAGGAAATGCCAGACTAGGGCAAAGCGAATATCTTGTCGCCGAAGCCGATGAATCGGACGGTTCACTCGTGAAACTTTCTGCGGCGATTGGTGTTGTTACTAATATTGAATTGGACCATCCCGACCATTACGGGACGTTAGAAGAAGTTGTACAAACGTTCCAAGTGTTTGCCGATCGCTGTCAAACGTTAGTCGGGTGCATTGATTGTGAAACTGTACGCGATCGCATCCGCCCTTCAATTAGCTATAGCCTCGATTCCAATACCAACGCAGATTATACCGTTACCGATGTCGAGTATGGTGCAGAGGGTACGATCGCGCGCGTCTGGGAAAAAGGCGAAGTACTCGGTGTTCTTAACCTCCGGCTATTAGGTCAGCATAACCTCAGTAATGCGCTAGCTGCGATCGCGGTTGGTAGATTGCTAGGGTTAGACTTTGCAACAATTTCCGCTAGTATCGCCTCGTTTACAGGCGCTCGCCGTCGCTTTGAACTGCGTGGAGAAACGAACGGTATTTTATTTATCGATGACTACGCGCATCACCCAAGCGAAATTCGTGCTACTCTAGCTGCGGCTCGTTTACAGGCAAAAGAAAACGTCAAGATCGTTGCGGTGTTTCAACCACATCGTTACAGTCGCACGCTGGCGTTTTTACCAGAGTTTGCTCAATCTTTTAACCATGCTGATATTGCGGTAATTAGCGAGATTTACAGTGCAGGCGAACCTAATCTAGGGCAAATTAGTGGAGAGAAACTTGCAGCGATGGTAGCCGAACATCATCCGCAAGTGAGCTTTCAGCCAACTCTGACAGCGGTTTGTGAATACCTCACTCAAACATTACAGCCAGGAGACATAGCTCTATTTCTTGGGGCTGGAAACTTAAATCAAGTTATTCCAGAGGTGATGAACTCGATTCGCCAATTAAGGGGAGCCGAGGAGCTTTGATCCGCAAGAAACCTTAAGTTGATCGCTCGCTTTCGTGGTTTAAATTCATTCTCCTCATATCTCCACCTCGATTTATTGTGCTGTTATGAATATTTCGCAAGCAAACCTGGATTCTATCGATAGTAAGGCTTCGCCTTTAATTGTGACAAAAGTACAGCAATTAAGCGCTAGTGAGGCTAAATCTATATATTTACCTAATACTAACTGTGTTATCAAATCGCAAATTCCGCTAGCAACGCTGACCTCGTTTCGCGTCGGTGGTCCCGCACAATGGTATGTCGCACCGCGTAATCTAGAAGAATTACAAGCAAGTTTTGCGTGGGCTAACGCCGAAGGTTTAGCTGTAACACTATTAGGTGCAGGTTCTAATTTACTCGTCAGCGATCGCGGAATTCCTGGGTTAGTCATTGGGACGCGTCATTTGCGTCATACTGAATTTAACTTCATGACTGGTCAAGTCACAGTTGCTGCGGGAGAACCTTTACCACGTTTAGCATGGCAAGCGGCTGAACGCGGCTGGCAAGGCTTAGAATGGGCTGTAGGTATTCCTGGTAGCGTCGGGGGCGCGGTAGTCATGAACGCTGGCGCGCATAAAAGTTGTATCGCTGATATCTTGGTAAGCGCTCAGGTTCTTTCTCCTAACGGTGAGGTAGAAACGCTCGCGCCGGAGCAATTAGAATACCGCTATCGGACATCGGTGCTGCAAGCAAATATCGCTGCTGGCTTGGGTAAACCTTTACGTTTAGTGACTCAAGCCACCTTTCAACTGCAACCAGGTGCTGACCCTGAGCAGGTTCTAGCAACCACTAGCCAACACCTCGAACAACGCCGCACAAGCCAACCGTACCATCTGCCAAGTTGTGGTAGCGTGTTCCGCAATCCTTTACCGTATACTGCCGGATGGTTAATCGAGCAAACAGGTCTTAAAGGCTACAAAATCGGTGGCGCGCAAATCGCTGAACGCCACGCCAACTTTATTCTTAACTGTGGCGGTGCTAAAGCCAGCGACATTTTGCAGTTAATTAACTATGTTCAAGACCAAGTACAGCAGCATTGGTCCATTTTGTTAGAGCCAGAAGTAAAAATCTTGGGTGAATTGGACTAGAAAAAGCCGGAATCAGCGCTATTTTCTAACGCTTGTGTCATTCCTGACCTCGGATCTCAGACCTCTGACCCCTTCCCAAATTCGCTCAACTCGATATCAGGGCATCTATAATTTAATGGAACTTTGTATCCAATTTGCAACGCGGTCAATCTTTATATGACACAAGGAAAAGGTTTTGGCTTCGGTATAGGAAAAATGAAAGAACTAGCCGATGCTTTTAAAAAGGCACAACAAGTACAAGAAGGTGCCAAAAGGCTCCAAGAAGAACTTGAGCAAATGCAAATCGCTGGCGAAGCTGGCGGTGGGTTAGTTAAGGTCGTCCTTAGCGGTAACCAAGAGCCTCAGAGTGTTGAAATAGCCCCAGAAGCACTCAATGAAGGTGCTGAAGTACTTTCGGATCTAATAACCATAGCTATGAAAGATGCTTACAATAAATCTACCGCTACAATGCGCGAACGCATGGAAGAATTAACAAGCGGTTTAGAATTGCCAGGAATGGGAATGTAAACTAAGAGCTAGGGGCGAGGAGCAAGGGGTGAGTGAAAGAGTAACTAGTGGCTAGTGAAAGAGTTTTAAATTTTAAGTTTTGAGTTTTGGAAAGCAAAGAAAGGTGCCAGAGGCATTTATTAAAAGAAGTGTCTTAACTCATAACTATTTTAAACTTATAACTCTCAACGAGTAACTCATCGCTCTAACTACTATCCTCTGCTTTCCGTCCCCCTGACCTCCGACCTCTGACCTCTGATCCCTCAAAATGCCTTACAAACTGCTATTTGTTTGTCTTGGAAATATCTGTCGTTCTCCGGCGGCGGAGAATATCATGAATCATCTACTTGATAAGGAAAACCTCAACGGAAGTATTATTTGTGACTCAGCAGGTACAGGTGGTTATCACATCGGAAGTTCACCAGATCGACGCATGGCGATCGCCGCAGCGAGTAAGCTGGGAATTAAACTCCAAGGAAGTGCGCGGAAGTTACATAGGTCTGATTTGGAAGAATTTGATTTAATTCTGGCAATGGATCGCGAAAATTACCAAGATATTCTCGCACTTGATCGCACTGGTCAATATCGCGAGAAAGTACGGTTAATGTGTGACTATTGCTCGCAGCATAACATTGAAGAAGTCCCAGACCCTTATTATGGAGGCGCACAAGGCTTTAACTACGTTATTGATATTCTCCTTGATGCTTGCACTGGCTTACTTCAAGAAGTTAAAGACGTATAATCCTTGAATCATTATTAGACCTCCTGCATGAATGTGATTGTGAATAAATTCGCAGCTAATTAAAGCCTGTCTACTTCCGTAGACTACGGGTAAGGCATGCCTTACCCTCTTAAAAGTCTTGTTTAAGTGTACGAAGGTACACTTTGTTTTGTAGCCCCCAACTTCAGTTGGAAGGCATTTGTGATTCATGCAGGAAGTCTATTGTAATAGGCGGTATTTCATCACAAAACCAACTAATTCGGCACGATTACTCGTTGACGTTTTCCGAAACAAGCTACTGACATATTTTTCAACTGTCCGCGGACTGAGGTGCAATCGACTGCCAATTTCAGCGTTGGAAAGACCATGCGTTAGTAAAACGGCGACTTGTTGTTCGCGTTGAGTTAGCTTGATAGGAACTTCTAGCGTTTCCCCTTCGTGTCCTAAAGTGTGGGAATTCGCCCGTAAACCTTCTTCATACGACAAACGCGCCTCGGATTGAATGATTTGCGATCGCTCTAGCAAATTACGAATCGCAGCCCCAAGTTCATTTAATTCAAAAGGTTTAGGTAGATATAAATCAGCCCCCGATTGATAACCAGCGATTCTTTCTTCGGTTTTATTTCTTGCTGTTAAAAATATCACAGGTAACAAGCGAAACTTGGGATGCTGACGAACATGACGCACTAACTCATAGCCATTCATTCGTGGCATGACAATATCTGTCACCATTAAGTGAGGATGGTATGTTTCTACCATCGCCAACGCTTCTTGACCATCAGCTGCTGTTAGCACTGAATAGCCAGACATTTCCAAGTAGTCGCTGATCGACAAACGAGTTCCGAGATCGTCATCAACGACGAGAAGCGTCAAAGGCATGGATAATACGTAGTTAGCATTTCTAACCAAGGAACATATCGAAATGGGTGCATTCTACAACCGCAAGTACATATAAAGGTTGTTCATACATTGTATTAATAATCTTAAACTAAAGCTAATAATTCATCTTCTAACGAAGGTTAGGTTTGAAATTTAAACAAAAAATCACTCTTCACGCTGATTGTTTCCACTTATGGTTATGAGCGATACTCTAATAAAAAACTACCACTCGATAAAAATCAATACAAGAATCAAGTGGAAAGCTGATTGATGTGATTGCGCTAAATTATTAACGTGCAGTTTAACTGTCTAACGCGCCGTTGACTCTACCATTGAAGCCATAGATGTGACGACTGCCAACCACAGGGACTAAAACCACTTCTTTCTCGTCTCCAGGTTCAAAGCGTACTGCTGTACCCGCAGGAATATCAAGCCGCATCCCGCGCGCGCGATCGCGCTCAAAGTCTAACGCTTGATTTACTTCATAAAAATGAAAGTGCGAACCAACTTGAATAGGGCGATCGCCGCGATTAGCAACTTTAATTCGTATGGTTTGACGCCCCGCATTGAGTTCTATATCACCTTGTTGTACTAACAACTCTCCTGGAATCATTGCTCTGGAATTAATATAGACGTTCTTGAATTCTACTCTTCTATTTACTTCAGGACAAACTCATAGCACTTAATTAGCTGAGAGTGAATTTTCAAGCCCTAAAATTATTCAAATTTCACCGTATCAGCGGATTATTTTACTTTGTTATAACTATTCTTTTTCTATTACTTGCAGCAATGGCTAATGTTTCAAGCATTGTAGCTTTGATAAACAAATTAACCAATTTCCTATTTAATTAAATACAAAAAATCAAAATTAGAGAAAACTTCCACGCGCCAGTATCCCCCTATATCTTCGTTTTTAAAAATCAAATATGTACAGTTTAAATCAGCGAATGGGATTATGAACGGTAACGAGTTTTGTTCCGTCAGGAAATGTTGCTTCAACTTGCACCTCTAGAATCATTTCTGCAACACCATCCATAACATCTTCGCGTGTCAACAAATTTGTGCCAGAACTCATCAATTCTGCAACCGTACGTCCGTCGCGCGCGCCTTCTAAAATTGCCGCAGAAATATAAGCTACCGCTTCGGGATAATTTAATTTTAAGCCTCTTTGTTTGCGTCGTTCGGCGAGTAAAGCAGCAGTAAAAATAAGTAGCTTATCTTTTTCCTGTGGTGTCAGTTGCATAGAAGTCAGTTCCTTTCAATTTGCCAAACCCGCGATTGATAGCCTGGTTTTCCTAGAGAAGATAATCGTAGCAAATGCCAAACCTCAGTAAACCATTGGCGCACCTCGGTTGTCGAGTCACCGCGATAGCGACAGAGTAAACCTGTCGTTAAACGCGTAACACCTGTTTCGCCTTGATCTACGGTAGATAGCATTCTCACCTTTTCTACCACGTCAGCGGATACAGGTTGTCCAATCCAAACAAAACTGCCAATGATCGATTTTCCAGCTAAACCATGAGGACTATCGATAACTTTCACATCTGGGCGTAACTGTTGGCGATCTATCCATAAAGGACGTTGTTGCTGCCAAACTTCGGTATGCGATCGCCAGTTTCCCTGTAAAAACTTTTCTCCCCTAGCACTGCGACCAAAGCGGGTAATTTCCCAGCCTGTCCAGGTAGCACCTGGTGCTAATTCTACGCGTAAATCCTGCCGGTAAATTGCACCATTGAATACAATTGTTTCTTGCGGAAACCACTCTAAACAAGCATTACTGTCAACTTGTACCTGAATATTCTGCCTAGCTTCCCAGCCATTACTGCGATAAATCTTACTGGCGGCGGCGGTTGTAATAAGTGTGTGCGCGTTTTGTTGTAGGTGAAAATTAAGCGAAAGCTTGTCGCCACCGACAACACCACCAGCCGTGTGTAAAATGACGCTATGACAAACTTCTGCGCCTTCGGGATAAAAAGGTCTTTGGACTTTTAACGGTGCTTGCATTTGCTGATGAGTTACTGTCGTCGCACCATCAACACAGGTGTATACCATATTTAAGCTACCGTGCCAAGAATTAGGCTCCTGAGAATTGTTGAGTTCTAGCAAGCGCGACATGTTTTGATGACCTTATGCAGGTAGTGTGACACGTTAGGCACAAATCTTTTGAATTCTATAGCGTAAATTTGCTTAATTATAAAAGTTGAAATCATGAACCTAGCAAGCTTTCTCAGTAAGATCTCGGTTGGATGCTTTGCTAAGTTAGCGCTAGTTTTCTTGTCATGGTGAATTATCTACAATCTGCAATTGTGTCATCAGTAAATATGAAACGAAGTCATCCATTGACGGACTATGTATTTTAGTTTGCGACAATGGAGCATAATTGGCAGCTTGAGCATATGGATATTAGCAGCAACTCAATCAAACGCTGCTACTGGGAAGTTTTCCCTTTCAGTTCTCAATTCTGAGGGAGAACCTACAGAAAAATGTCTGTTCACTGGGGATAGCGGGGCAAGTCACACTCCTATTCAGCAACGCGTTGAACAAAGTCCAATATTAATTGCTGCACCTGAAAACTTCAATCCCAGCCTGCGATCGCCGCCGCCACCACCACCAAAACCTCCACAAGATTTAAGCGTACCACCTACAGTTACCGAATCAACGACAGCACCTGTCTTAGAAAGTATTCAAACTGACTTTCGTCATCAGACAGATAACTTTGGCGATCGCAATTTATTGATTGAGCCAACAATCCAGTTTCGTCTATCTAATGATGCAACTCTCACGTTCAAGACAGGATTTAATTATTTTGACGAACCGACTCTTGCATCGATTACAAATATTCCGTTTCAAGTAGGATGGGCGGGAAAAGTTGGTGGGATGACACTACAAACCGCAGTAGGGGTTGATATATTCGATCGTCTACCGCCAGCACTCAATTTTAGTGCGAAACTTGATGCTCCAATTGTCGTAAAAGTTGCACCTTCCGGTGAATTGCGATCGGGTGTTGTCTTATCAGCGGCTTTAGAACAGGGTTCGTATAAATTTAATGCGCAAACGTTAGAAAATCAAATTACAGCTTGGCGATTAGGACCAAGTTTATATTGGCAAATTGATCGCGATACCAGCTTTTTCTCGACATTGCGCTGGGGTAGTTACAACGATGGTAATTCAGAGTGGCAATCTTTTAGTCGGTTAGAGCGTCAATTTGGTCAATTTAGCGTTGCAGCAAATTTATTCACTTGGAATTATGCAAACAACTTTGAACGCACGAGTGGTTACTTTTCGCCACTAGATTTTTTAGTTTATAACGCTGAGCTAGCTTGGGAAGGAGACGTTTTTAATTTTTTACGTTGCCGACTTGCGGCTAATTTAGGACAACAACGCCTGCGAGGAGAAATGGACAACGCGAATAGTTATCAAGCGCGATGTACAGCAAAAATTTCTCATGATATTGAAGCAGACCTTGGTTATAGCTTTAGTAACGTCCGCAATCAAGATACTGGCGGTAGTGCTTACGGTGGCAGTTCGCTTACAGGTCAAGTGCGGATTAGCTTTTAGTATCGGTGTGTTCATTCTATTTTGCAACTGGGAAGAATGAAGTCGTAAGGCGGGTCAAGTGAAAAACTTGCAAACTTAATGAGGCTTCACTTTCATGAATTCTGATTTTGAACCACCACCGAAAGGGTTGTCAGTTCTTGCTTCCGTAGGAGGAGTGGTTACGGCTGTGATTGCGATCGCGCAATTTAATTCTTGGTCAAAGCATCTGTATCAAACTGCTAAGTTACCAGAATCTGAGCGCGTTATGGTTGCCAGTGCCAATACGATTGATATTGCAGCGCTTGATGCCAAATCAGTCGTTTTCCCAGGACAACCAACTAGCGTTAGTCAGGTAACAACACCGTATATTGCACCGCAAGTCGGAATCACTGCCGAGGAAATGGCGATCGCGCGTCAAGCTTGGTTGTATTTTCAGCGCAATTGGAATGCACAAACAGGTTTAGTCAATTCTGCCGATGGTTTTGCCTCGGTGACGATGTGGGATCAAGCCGCCGCGATCGCCGCTTTGGTGAGTGCAAGAGAGTTAAATATCGTATCCGCAACAGAATTTGAAACTAAGATGCGCCGGATGTTAGCAACACTCGCCGCAATGCCGTTGTATAAAAAAGAATTGCCAAATAAAGTTTACAACGCAAAAACCTTACTTCCTGTTAACTATGGTCAATTAGATAAACGCGAAGAAATTGGGTGGTCAGCACTCGATCTAGGACGAATGGCGATGTGGCTAAAAATTGTTGGGGCAAGATATCCCGCGTTGCGATCGCTAACTGAAAAGGTTTGGCAGTCCTGGCGAGTGGATCGCTTAACTAAAAATGGGCAGATGTATGGTACATCAATTGTCAATGGTAAAGAACAATACAACCAAGAAGGACGCTTAGGTTACGAAAACTATGCGGCTTTTGGTTTAAAACTTTGGGGTTTAGATGTCAAACGTGCCTTAGATTATCAGTCGCATACTGCGTTTGTGAATCTTTACGGACAAGGAGTTCCTTACGATCGCCGCGATTATAAAACTTCGGGAGCAAATAACTACGTCCTCAGCGAGCCTTTTATATTAGATGGTATTGAAACTGGATTTCAAGCTTTGCCTAAAGCTTATGCTGACCGCGTGTTAGCTGCCCAAGAAGCCCGCTATCGTGCGACAAAACAGCTAACTGCTGTAACCGAAGATAACCTCGATCGCCCACCTTACTTTGTCTACAGTAGCTTATTCGTCAACGGACAACCTTGGGCAACAATCACCGATACGCGACAACAACACAACAATTTGCGGTTTGTGAGTGCTAAAGCAGCGATCGGTTGGCATATGCTGTACAACACGACCTACACGCGCCAATTGTACAATTTCGTGCAAGCAAATCTGAAATCTAACGGTGGCTGGTACAACGGCTTTTATGAATCGCTGCGTCAGCCTAACCGCGCACTAACCGCGAATAACAACGGCGTGATTCTAGAAAGTTTACTTTACAAACAAGTTGGAAAACCACTGATTGTTTGGGCAGGTATTAGTTTGGAGGAGCGAGGACTGAGGAGTGAGGGGCGAAGAGTACCGATAACTCGACACTAATTGTTTTTTGGTTTTCGCTGTCTTTACTTCTTGTAATTTTTCCACGCTGCTTAGCCACTAATTTGATTCCTTAAAACATAAATTTTTTGACTATGACTTGGAAGCGCCATCAACAAAAATGGTTGCGATTAATCGTATTGTTTCTTATTGGCATAATCGCGTACTTTTTGTTTTACGTCCCAACACAATCTTTTGCACAAACTCCAAATAATACTGATAGTTGTAACAATATTACAGCACCGTTAACCGATGACGAGCAAATTTATGCGCGTAGTGCTTGGCAGTATTTTGTTAA
This window contains:
- the nadD gene encoding nicotinate (nicotinamide) nucleotide adenylyltransferase translates to MQYSRHKVGILGGTFDPVHWGHLLIAEAAVSQANLKQVIWVPTRYPHYKNATAFEHRWQMVQMAIADNPAFKIAPATVNSTEKSYAIQTLIDLKTLYPNNQWSWIVGLDAFETLPRWYRRQELATECQWLVAPRLPATLKLEQSKAIATHSQLLCEQIVQKLESQGLSIDWQVLHLPYVGISSSLIRALCRDRLSIRYLVPEAVRLYIKKYKLYSR
- the murC gene encoding UDP-N-acetylmuramate--L-alanine ligase, with amino-acid sequence MLLNSVDFSGKPFHFIGIGGIGMSALAYILAKRNIPVSGSDIRSSHITQRLQALGVSIFDQQEATNLTFFLPQTSPDCQELLTPRSRANSTSVLITPYNSVESIATNTHTSLPQVICSTAINTANLEYRAALDLGCPIFHRADLLAALIKDYQSIAVAGTHGKTTTSSMIGYMLLQAGLDPTIVVGGEVNAWEGNARLGQSEYLVAEADESDGSLVKLSAAIGVVTNIELDHPDHYGTLEEVVQTFQVFADRCQTLVGCIDCETVRDRIRPSISYSLDSNTNADYTVTDVEYGAEGTIARVWEKGEVLGVLNLRLLGQHNLSNALAAIAVGRLLGLDFATISASIASFTGARRRFELRGETNGILFIDDYAHHPSEIRATLAAARLQAKENVKIVAVFQPHRYSRTLAFLPEFAQSFNHADIAVISEIYSAGEPNLGQISGEKLAAMVAEHHPQVSFQPTLTAVCEYLTQTLQPGDIALFLGAGNLNQVIPEVMNSIRQLRGAEEL
- the murB gene encoding UDP-N-acetylmuramate dehydrogenase; translated protein: MNISQANLDSIDSKASPLIVTKVQQLSASEAKSIYLPNTNCVIKSQIPLATLTSFRVGGPAQWYVAPRNLEELQASFAWANAEGLAVTLLGAGSNLLVSDRGIPGLVIGTRHLRHTEFNFMTGQVTVAAGEPLPRLAWQAAERGWQGLEWAVGIPGSVGGAVVMNAGAHKSCIADILVSAQVLSPNGEVETLAPEQLEYRYRTSVLQANIAAGLGKPLRLVTQATFQLQPGADPEQVLATTSQHLEQRRTSQPYHLPSCGSVFRNPLPYTAGWLIEQTGLKGYKIGGAQIAERHANFILNCGGAKASDILQLINYVQDQVQQHWSILLEPEVKILGELD
- a CDS encoding YbaB/EbfC family nucleoid-associated protein translates to MTQGKGFGFGIGKMKELADAFKKAQQVQEGAKRLQEELEQMQIAGEAGGGLVKVVLSGNQEPQSVEIAPEALNEGAEVLSDLITIAMKDAYNKSTATMRERMEELTSGLELPGMGM
- a CDS encoding low molecular weight protein-tyrosine-phosphatase, with the translated sequence MPYKLLFVCLGNICRSPAAENIMNHLLDKENLNGSIICDSAGTGGYHIGSSPDRRMAIAAASKLGIKLQGSARKLHRSDLEEFDLILAMDRENYQDILALDRTGQYREKVRLMCDYCSQHNIEEVPDPYYGGAQGFNYVIDILLDACTGLLQEVKDV
- a CDS encoding response regulator transcription factor yields the protein MPLTLLVVDDDLGTRLSISDYLEMSGYSVLTAADGQEALAMVETYHPHLMVTDIVMPRMNGYELVRHVRQHPKFRLLPVIFLTARNKTEERIAGYQSGADLYLPKPFELNELGAAIRNLLERSQIIQSEARLSYEEGLRANSHTLGHEGETLEVPIKLTQREQQVAVLLTHGLSNAEIGSRLHLSPRTVEKYVSSLFRKTSTSNRAELVGFVMKYRLLQ
- a CDS encoding urease subunit beta encodes the protein MIPGELLVQQGDIELNAGRQTIRIKVANRGDRPIQVGSHFHFYEVNQALDFERDRARGMRLDIPAGTAVRFEPGDEKEVVLVPVVGSRHIYGFNGRVNGALDS
- the ureA gene encoding urease subunit gamma — its product is MQLTPQEKDKLLIFTAALLAERRKQRGLKLNYPEAVAYISAAILEGARDGRTVAELMSSGTNLLTREDVMDGVAEMILEVQVEATFPDGTKLVTVHNPIR
- a CDS encoding urease accessory protein UreD, translating into MSRLLELNNSQEPNSWHGSLNMVYTCVDGATTVTHQQMQAPLKVQRPFYPEGAEVCHSVILHTAGGVVGGDKLSLNFHLQQNAHTLITTAAASKIYRSNGWEARQNIQVQVDSNACLEWFPQETIVFNGAIYRQDLRVELAPGATWTGWEITRFGRSARGEKFLQGNWRSHTEVWQQQRPLWIDRQQLRPDVKVIDSPHGLAGKSIIGSFVWIGQPVSADVVEKVRMLSTVDQGETGVTRLTTGLLCRYRGDSTTEVRQWFTEVWHLLRLSSLGKPGYQSRVWQIERN
- a CDS encoding DUF3131 domain-containing protein, producing MNSDFEPPPKGLSVLASVGGVVTAVIAIAQFNSWSKHLYQTAKLPESERVMVASANTIDIAALDAKSVVFPGQPTSVSQVTTPYIAPQVGITAEEMAIARQAWLYFQRNWNAQTGLVNSADGFASVTMWDQAAAIAALVSARELNIVSATEFETKMRRMLATLAAMPLYKKELPNKVYNAKTLLPVNYGQLDKREEIGWSALDLGRMAMWLKIVGARYPALRSLTEKVWQSWRVDRLTKNGQMYGTSIVNGKEQYNQEGRLGYENYAAFGLKLWGLDVKRALDYQSHTAFVNLYGQGVPYDRRDYKTSGANNYVLSEPFILDGIETGFQALPKAYADRVLAAQEARYRATKQLTAVTEDNLDRPPYFVYSSLFVNGQPWATITDTRQQHNNLRFVSAKAAIGWHMLYNTTYTRQLYNFVQANLKSNGGWYNGFYESLRQPNRALTANNNGVILESLLYKQVGKPLIVWAGISLEERGLRSEGRRVPITRH